A single window of Pseudarthrobacter psychrotolerans DNA harbors:
- a CDS encoding bifunctional riboflavin kinase/FAD synthetase, translated as MVYIWNDPSEVPADFGPSVVTFGNFDGVHRGHQQVLSELIRSARLNKTKAVAVTFDPHPALIHRPESAPEMIMGLQDKLVALGELGLDAILVMKYSLNLASLTPEEFVSQVLVDSLHASHVVIGHDSRFGRGNSGDLDTMKRLGEKFDFDVQVISEFGSEGYPLHNDGGTDRRCSSTWVREALQEGDVATAAAVLGRPHRMRGEVVHGAARGRVLGFPTANLAHQSSGFIPADGIYAGWLVDQAGTRWPAAISVGSNPTFDGVSRQVEAHVIDRPHEAVEDFDLYGQTVVVEFVARLRGMVAYRGPEALVDQMRLDVIQAHDLLVRR; from the coding sequence ATGGTCTACATCTGGAATGATCCGTCCGAGGTCCCGGCGGACTTTGGTCCCTCCGTTGTCACTTTCGGCAACTTCGACGGCGTCCATCGCGGGCACCAGCAGGTGCTCTCCGAGCTGATCCGCTCGGCCCGGCTCAACAAGACCAAAGCCGTTGCCGTCACTTTTGACCCGCACCCGGCCCTGATCCACCGCCCGGAGTCCGCGCCCGAAATGATCATGGGCCTGCAGGACAAGCTGGTGGCATTGGGGGAGTTGGGCCTGGATGCCATTTTGGTGATGAAGTACTCGCTGAACCTGGCCAGCCTCACCCCGGAGGAATTTGTCAGCCAGGTCCTGGTGGACAGCCTGCACGCCAGCCACGTGGTGATCGGCCATGATTCCCGGTTCGGCCGCGGCAACTCCGGTGACCTTGACACCATGAAGCGACTGGGCGAAAAGTTCGACTTCGATGTCCAGGTCATCAGTGAGTTCGGTTCGGAAGGCTACCCACTGCATAACGACGGCGGCACGGACCGCCGGTGTTCCTCCACCTGGGTGCGCGAAGCACTGCAGGAGGGTGACGTCGCCACCGCCGCCGCGGTACTGGGACGCCCGCACCGGATGCGCGGCGAGGTTGTACACGGTGCTGCCCGTGGCCGCGTGCTCGGTTTCCCCACCGCAAACCTTGCCCATCAGTCCAGCGGGTTCATCCCTGCGGACGGAATCTACGCCGGCTGGCTGGTGGACCAGGCCGGCACGCGCTGGCCGGCGGCCATCTCGGTGGGGTCCAATCCCACGTTCGACGGCGTCAGCCGCCAGGTCGAAGCCCATGTGATCGACCGTCCGCACGAGGCCGTGGAGGATTTCGATCTGTACGGCCAGACAGTAGTCGTCGAATTTGTGGCGCGGCTGCGCGGCATGGTGGCATACCGTGGGCCGGAGGCGCTTGTTGACCAGATGCGCCTGGACGTCATTCAGGCCCACGATCTCCTCGTGCGGCGCTGA